The Candidatus Nitrosopumilus sp. SW genomic sequence AACAAATTTTTCAATCTCTTTTTTTTCAACTTTAGAGCCAATTAGTTTTTCTTTTAAATCATCTTTGATTGAATCGATTACTTCAGTTGCAACATCAGATTCTAACAGTGAAATTTCTAATTCAAAAAGAATATCTTCAATGTCTTTTTCGTTGAGTTCCTTTTCACCAAAACTTTTCGCTGCATTTGAAAACGCATTACGAAGTTTATCAAACATTGTTTATCCCGATTGTGGAGGTTGGCCAGGTTGTTGCATGGCTTGCATCATTTGATTAATTTGTGCCTTACCTTGCTCTAATCTTTGGGCAGCGTCTTGTTTTTTTGCTGCAGTATCTTGTATTGCAATTTCAATTTCCTTGATTCTTTCTTCAAGATAATTAATTGCAGAAGCAAAGTCCTTTTCAACTGCCACCCCTGCACCAATATTTAGAATTATTTTGCTATTAGATGAAATTTTTGTTGGGACATAAGTTCCCAATCCAATTGGGACAAGAGTATCAGATTCAGGGTTTTGACTAAGAGATTTAATGGACTCAATAGCTGCAGTT encodes the following:
- the pfdA gene encoding prefoldin subunit alpha, which translates into the protein MSQEQAEQLMQQMQMLETYFADLSQREGTFFSVFREATAAIESIKSLSQNPESDTLVPIGLGTYVPTKISSNSKIILNIGAGVAVEKDFASAINYLEERIKEIEIAIQDTAAKKQDAAQRLEQGKAQINQMMQAMQQPGQPPQSG